One genomic window of Bactrocera dorsalis isolate Fly_Bdor chromosome 4, ASM2337382v1, whole genome shotgun sequence includes the following:
- the LOC105233470 gene encoding alpha-tocopherol transfer protein gives MKFDAAEEAEIDELYEWFKQNPKLPKEIDRILLKRFYRCMYGDLKATKKLIQINYSLRNKHPHIFLERDPTDADSKQTFDYADLVPLPGLTSEGYKVSCYRMVDMDPGKVNHNADTKAFFMVSDCRFNMYDGDVSIEGHLETFASGEVQIFDMNGYTLKHLSKMTFSTLRIYMAFLQEALPVHLKAIHIINCPSYLDKVVSILKPFISREVFKLIHFHTENLDSLYEHVPRSILPEEYGGDGGKLADLKAQLLTELSRKREYLMDPNHWKIDKEKENAERRRWPFKS, from the exons ATGAAATTTGACGCGGCCGAAGAAGCTGAAATTGATGAATTGTATGAGTGGTTTAAACAAAATCCAAAATTACCTAAGGAAATTG ATCGCATACTTTTGAAACGCTTCTATAGATGCATGTATGGTGACTTAAAAGCTACCAAAAAGCTCATACAAATTAACTACAGTTTGCGGAATAAACACCCACACATTTTCCTCGAACGTGACCCAACCGATGCGGATAGCAAGCAAACATTCGACTATGC AGATTTGGTGCCACTTCCTGGACTTACGTCAGAGGGCTACAAAGTGAGCTGTTATCGCATGGTTGATATGGATCCCGGAAAG GTCAATCACAACGCCGATACTAAAGCATTTTTCATGGTCTCTGATTGTCGGTTCAATATGTATGATGGTGATGTTTCCATCGAGGGACATTTAGAAACATTTGCCAGCGGTGAAGTGCAAATATTCGACATGAACGGCTACACATTGAAACATCTGAGTAAGATGACCTTCAGCACACTGCGTATTTACATGGCGTTCCTACAAGAGGCACTACCCGTGCACCTAAAAGCTATACATATCATTAACTGTCCATCCTACTTGGATAAAGTAGTGAGCATCTTGAAACCGTTTATCAGTCGTGAAGTCTTCAAATTG ATTCATTTCCATACCGAAAACTTGGACAGTCTGTATGAGCATGTGCCTCGTAGCATATTGCCAGAGGAATATGGCGGAGATGGTGGCAAATTGGCGGATCTAAAGGCACAACTTCTGACGGAATTATCTCGCAAGCG CGAGTATCTGATGGACCCAAATCATTGGAAGATCGATAAAGAGAAGGAAAACGCAGAACGTCGCCGTTGGCCATTTAAATCATAA
- the LOC125778380 gene encoding 52 kDa repressor of the inhibitor of the protein kinase-like isoform X1, translated as MRCAVFGCNNNNGKNCATKWRFFHFPKDKTVLKQWIHFCRRTDKINVKNACICEVHFASEAFERNLQFEMGLSSRNPTKLLPSAFPTLTTAPAEANERQKRMKSRSKKEMLTTLLKNTPPVEVIQADEIGEATQTAGEEIIDEKDEKILHLETEIQRLNSVVRTLKKCKNEQLAEIKRLRISIKSAEFHRNNLEQKLSCIFTKGQIEKLRDGNKRRHWKEEDIAKSITLYSTSPKAYKLLRRNNFPLPGVRTLQWWAKKIDVAPGVIEPIIARK; from the exons atgcgtTGCGCAGTGTTCggatgcaataataataatggtaaAAATTGTGCTACGAAATGGAGATTTTTCCATTTCCCTAAAGATAAAACAGTACTAAAACAATGGATTCATTTTTGTCGTCGTACGGacaaaattaatgttaaaaatgcatgcatttGTGAAGTGCACTTCGCGTCAGAAGCCTTCGAAAGAAACTTGCAGTTTGAAATGG GTTTAAGTTCGCGGAATCCAACTAAGTTGCTACCTAGCGCTTTTCCCACGTTAACAACTGCTCCTGCAGAGGCTAATGAACGGCAGAAAAGGATGAAGTCTCGTTCCAAAAAAGAGATGTTAACAACATTGTTGAAGAATACCCCTCCTGTTGAAGTAATTCAAGCAGACGAGATTGGAGAGGCAACTCAAACTGCAGGAGAGGAGATCATCGATGAGAAAGACGAGAAAATACTGCATTTGGAAACAGAAAT acaAAGGCTGAATAGTGTTGTTAGAACtttgaaaaagtgcaaaaacgaGCAGTTAGCAGAAATTAAACGCCTTAGGATTTCCATTAAATCCGCGGAATTCCACAGAAATAATTTGGAGCAAAAACTTAGCTGCATTTTCACCAAGGGCCAG ATTGAAAAATTAAGGGATGGAAATAAACGGCGTCATTGGAAAGAAGAAGACATAGCTAAGTCGATCACGCTATACTCAACAAGCCCGAAAGCGTATAAACTTTTAAGGAGAAACAACTTTCCTCTACCAGGTGTGCGAACTCTGCAATGGTGGGCAAAGAAAATTGACGTAGCTCCAGGTGTCATAGAGCCGATTATAGCTCgaaagtaa
- the LOC125778380 gene encoding 52 kDa repressor of the inhibitor of the protein kinase-like isoform X2, translating to MRCAVFGCNNNNGKNCATKWRFFHFPKDKTVLKQWIHFCRRTDKINVKNACICEVHFASEAFERNLQFEMGLSSRNPTKLLPSAFPTLTTAPAEANERQKRMKSRSKKEMLTTLLKNTPPVEVIQADEIGEATQTAGEEIIDEKDEKILHLETEIQRLNSVVRTLKKCKNEQLAEIKRLRISIKSAEFHRNNLEQKLSCIFTKGQVSAQILKRMEINGVIGKKKT from the exons atgcgtTGCGCAGTGTTCggatgcaataataataatggtaaAAATTGTGCTACGAAATGGAGATTTTTCCATTTCCCTAAAGATAAAACAGTACTAAAACAATGGATTCATTTTTGTCGTCGTACGGacaaaattaatgttaaaaatgcatgcatttGTGAAGTGCACTTCGCGTCAGAAGCCTTCGAAAGAAACTTGCAGTTTGAAATGG GTTTAAGTTCGCGGAATCCAACTAAGTTGCTACCTAGCGCTTTTCCCACGTTAACAACTGCTCCTGCAGAGGCTAATGAACGGCAGAAAAGGATGAAGTCTCGTTCCAAAAAAGAGATGTTAACAACATTGTTGAAGAATACCCCTCCTGTTGAAGTAATTCAAGCAGACGAGATTGGAGAGGCAACTCAAACTGCAGGAGAGGAGATCATCGATGAGAAAGACGAGAAAATACTGCATTTGGAAACAGAAAT acaAAGGCTGAATAGTGTTGTTAGAACtttgaaaaagtgcaaaaacgaGCAGTTAGCAGAAATTAAACGCCTTAGGATTTCCATTAAATCCGCGGAATTCCACAGAAATAATTTGGAGCAAAAACTTAGCTGCATTTTCACCAAGGGCCAGGTAAGTGCCCAAATTCTAAAAA GGATGGAAATAAACGGCGTCATTGGAAAGAAGAAGACATAG
- the LOC105233471 gene encoding alpha-tocopherol transfer protein-like, whose translation MVSQQLNKKLDELEQWFKENPKLPEEIDRILLRRFLKCMYNNVEETKKIIELNFSIRNKNQHIFLHRDPDDEAVKAIRDVVEMVPLPGLTPEGYKLLLFRLADIDPKKLNSTIECKAFFMLADCRYSELDIEKPQTQKTEKSKDDTQTEETSEIEDDSLQDDSISNGEIQICDIGDYTLSHMARISFTTLRMYMNFLQEAYPVRLRAMHIINCPPFLNKMVSIVKPFIHEDVFKMIHFHTEGMDSLYEKVPRHMLPNEYGGNAGDITDLKKIWTDKLKVKRDYLMDERHWKMDPAQNSRRWYLF comes from the exons atggttTCGCAGCAACTGAATAAAAAATTGGATGAATTGGAACAATGGTTCAAAGAAAATCCAAAATTACCGGAAGAAATTG ATCGCATTCTTTTACGGCGCTTTCTTAAATGTATGTACAACAATGTGgaggaaaccaaaaaaattattgaattaaatttttcaatacgaAATAAGAACCAACATATATTTCTTCACCGTGATCCCGACGATGAAGCTGTCAAAGCCATACGAGATGTAGT AGAAATGGTACCACTACCGGGTCTGACACCAGAAGGTtataagttattattatttaggcTAGCAGATATAGATCCGAAAAAG ttaaataGCACCATCGAGTGTAAAGCCTTTTTCATGCTAGCTGACTGTCGTTATTCTGAGCTCGACATCGAGAAACCGCAAACACAAAAGACAGAGAAATCGAAAGATGATACTCAGACGGAGGAAACAAGTGAAATTGAAGATGACTCGCTGCAAGATGATTCAATATCAAATGGTGAAATACAGATATGTGATATAGGTGATTACACTTTATCGCACATGGCGCGCATTTCCTTTACGACATtgcgtatgtatatgaattttcttcaagaGGCGTATCCAGTACGTTTACGCGCAATGCATATCATAAATTGTCCgccatttttaaacaaaatggtGTCTATTGTAAAGCCTTTTATTCACGAGGATGTCTTTAAAAtg ATACATTTTCACACCGAAGGCATGGacagtttgtatgaaaaagtGCCGCGTCATATGTTACCGAACGAATATGGCGGCAATGCCGGTGATATAACGGATCTGAAGAAAATATGGACAgataaattaaaagttaaaag AGATTACCTAATGGATGAAAGGCATTGGAAAATGGATCCAGCACAGAATTCGCGACGTtggtatttgttttga